The proteins below are encoded in one region of Sphingobacterium sp. R2:
- a CDS encoding helix-turn-helix domain-containing protein, which yields MNVKIGYNDLIILINCILSIANLMLLLYFIRHIKRSRQKVSTIAIPMVNEKEVDNAGQQEAAGEGEELVRSGVLISKVTEDRLVEQFQKAQEGRFFLKKGVSLQDLADLLGTNPRYVSYILNRYVGMDFNNYIQQARIEYLISCVERDPDLLNVKFSVLAEKAGFSSISKFSSVFKAVKGIPPSEYFQRLRTPL from the coding sequence ATGAACGTAAAAATCGGTTACAACGACTTAATTATCCTGATCAACTGTATTCTTTCGATAGCGAACCTGATGTTATTGCTATATTTCATCCGGCATATTAAGCGATCCCGGCAAAAAGTCAGCACGATTGCTATCCCAATGGTGAACGAAAAAGAGGTAGATAACGCCGGACAGCAAGAGGCGGCCGGTGAGGGAGAGGAGCTTGTGCGCTCAGGTGTTCTTATCAGTAAGGTGACCGAAGACCGTTTGGTTGAGCAGTTTCAAAAAGCACAAGAGGGTCGATTTTTTCTCAAAAAAGGAGTCTCGCTGCAAGATTTAGCCGATTTGTTGGGTACCAACCCACGGTATGTATCCTATATTTTGAATCGTTACGTCGGAATGGATTTTAACAATTATATCCAACAGGCACGCATAGAGTATTTAATTTCCTGTGTTGAACGTGATCCTGACCTACTCAACGTCAAGTTCTCGGTTTTAGCCGAAAAGGCCGGATTTTCAAGTATCAGCAAATTCTCATCTGTCTTTAAAGCAGTAAAAGGTATTCCACCTTCAGAATACTTCCAGCGCTTAAGAACGCCCCTTTAA